Proteins encoded by one window of Pseudomonas sp. LS44:
- the truB gene encoding tRNA pseudouridine(55) synthase TruB produces MAQVKRIRRNVSGILLLDKPHGLTSNAALQKVRWLLNAEKAGHTGSLDPLATGVLPLCFGEATKFSQYLLDADKGYETLAQLGVTTTTGDAEGEVLERREVTVGRADIEAVLPRFRGKISQIPPMYSALKRDGQPLYKLARAGEVVEREARSVTIARLELLALDQSQARLVVACSKGTYIRTLVEDIGQLLGCGAHVAELRRTQAGPFQLAQTVTLEALEQAHAEGGNEALDRFLLPSDSGLEHWPLLQFSEHSSFYWLHGQPVRAPDAPKFGMVRVQDHNGRFIGIGEVSEDGRVAPRRLIRSE; encoded by the coding sequence GTGGCTCAGGTTAAGCGTATTCGCCGCAACGTCAGCGGCATCCTGCTCCTCGATAAACCGCATGGTCTGACCTCGAATGCCGCGTTGCAGAAGGTTCGCTGGCTGCTGAATGCCGAGAAGGCCGGGCATACCGGTAGCCTCGATCCGTTGGCGACCGGGGTGCTACCGCTGTGCTTCGGTGAGGCGACCAAATTCTCCCAGTACTTGCTGGATGCCGACAAAGGCTATGAGACGTTGGCCCAGTTGGGCGTGACCACCACCACCGGCGACGCCGAAGGTGAGGTATTGGAGCGTCGCGAAGTGACCGTTGGTCGTGCCGATATTGAAGCTGTGCTACCGCGTTTTCGCGGGAAAATCAGTCAGATACCGCCGATGTACTCAGCACTGAAGCGCGATGGCCAACCTCTCTACAAGCTGGCGCGGGCGGGCGAGGTGGTGGAGCGCGAGGCGCGTTCTGTTACTATTGCGCGCCTGGAATTACTGGCTTTGGATCAGTCGCAAGCGCGACTGGTCGTGGCTTGCAGCAAAGGCACCTATATTCGCACGCTGGTTGAGGACATCGGCCAGCTGCTGGGTTGCGGAGCGCACGTCGCCGAGTTGCGGCGTACCCAGGCCGGGCCGTTTCAGTTGGCGCAAACCGTGACCCTTGAAGCGCTCGAACAAGCGCACGCCGAGGGTGGCAACGAGGCATTGGATCGCTTCCTGTTGCCATCGGACAGCGGTTTGGAGCATTGGCCGCTGCTGCAGTTTTCCGAGCACAGCAGTTTCTACTGGCTGCACGGGCAACCAGTACGCGCCCCGGACGCGCCGAAATTCGGCATGGTGCGGGTGCAGGATCATAACGGCCGCTTTATCGGTATCGGTGAAGTGAGCGAAGACGGACGGGTCGCGCCGCGTCGACTAATTCGGTCGGAATGA
- a CDS encoding DUF2845 domain-containing protein: MNRLRLATTLCLPLLALAAPAFAASTLRCGSGLVSLGDHASEVQSKCGQPRTRDFLGYRQVLDDDGYQQEVSVEEWSYAMSGGMLYFLRFEGNRLAKIESKRGN, from the coding sequence ATGAACCGTCTGCGCCTTGCCACCACCCTTTGCCTGCCGCTGCTGGCACTCGCCGCACCGGCCTTTGCCGCATCGACGCTGCGCTGTGGCAGCGGTCTGGTCAGCCTGGGCGATCACGCCAGCGAAGTGCAGAGCAAATGCGGGCAACCGCGCACCCGCGACTTTCTCGGCTATCGCCAAGTGCTCGACGATGACGGCTACCAACAAGAAGTGAGCGTCGAGGAATGGTCCTACGCGATGAGCGGCGGCATGCTCTATTTTTTGCGCTTCGAGGGTAACCGCCTGGCCAAGATCGAGAGCAAGCGCGGGAACTGA
- a CDS encoding tetratricopeptide repeat protein, translated as MDKTLCHYHSAQPATWHCVPCQRFYGDCCIPLSADAPEHTPTCPLCSGKLDFLGAANTAQPFWERIPRFFVYALQSGPLAVSALLALASLFMPNSILLWLILFSIATKYFYSVIEANSQAESQAPSLLSAFSGDGFGLFFKQLVIFILAFAALWLAVDFDSEALYWAVTLGLLLALPASIIRLALDKTLGSALSPDEVGQVIKAMGWRYLILCAFLFILWQSPSWVIYMLSSGLPRVVLMPVAAFLFGYFGVVMCAMMGYAVFQYQAALGYVIADEEGHAGFPEGEYLRRRALAEAEVRLKEGQSGQALETLRMALERMPDDLKLNERFHQLLYGLNARDRCLRHLQHYLPLATRSNPALAATALLNARQLQADFLPDDALICEKLAEALLMRHKTHEALSLLRNLHQRFPDYPHIARAYLLAARGFAENLGQVEPARKLLAFIRARYPQSPLLDDVATLEATLTRLAERS; from the coding sequence ATGGACAAGACGCTCTGCCACTATCACTCGGCGCAACCGGCAACCTGGCATTGCGTGCCGTGTCAGCGCTTTTATGGCGACTGCTGTATTCCCCTGAGTGCCGACGCGCCGGAGCACACCCCGACGTGCCCGTTATGCTCGGGCAAGCTCGATTTTCTCGGTGCGGCCAATACCGCGCAGCCTTTCTGGGAGCGGATTCCGCGCTTCTTCGTCTATGCCCTGCAAAGCGGGCCGCTGGCCGTCAGTGCGCTGCTGGCCCTAGCCAGCTTGTTCATGCCGAACTCGATACTGCTCTGGCTGATTCTGTTCAGTATCGCCACCAAATACTTCTACAGCGTGATTGAGGCCAATAGTCAGGCCGAGTCCCAGGCACCGAGCCTGCTGAGCGCCTTCAGCGGCGATGGCTTTGGCTTGTTCTTCAAGCAATTGGTGATCTTCATTCTGGCTTTTGCCGCGCTCTGGCTGGCCGTCGACTTCGATAGTGAGGCGTTGTACTGGGCAGTCACTCTGGGGCTGCTGCTGGCATTGCCGGCCAGCATCATCCGCCTGGCGTTGGATAAAACCCTGGGCTCGGCGCTGAGCCCAGACGAAGTGGGTCAGGTCATCAAGGCCATGGGCTGGCGTTATCTGATTCTCTGCGCGTTTTTGTTCATCCTCTGGCAATCACCGAGCTGGGTCATTTACATGCTTTCCAGCGGCCTGCCGCGGGTCGTACTGATGCCGGTAGCGGCGTTCCTGTTCGGTTATTTCGGCGTGGTGATGTGCGCCATGATGGGCTACGCGGTGTTTCAGTATCAGGCCGCGCTGGGCTATGTCATCGCCGACGAGGAGGGACACGCCGGTTTTCCAGAAGGCGAATATTTACGCCGCCGAGCGTTGGCTGAAGCTGAGGTCCGCCTGAAGGAGGGCCAGAGCGGCCAAGCCCTGGAGACCCTACGGATGGCATTGGAACGGATGCCGGATGATCTCAAGCTGAACGAGCGGTTTCACCAATTGCTCTATGGACTGAATGCGCGGGACCGCTGCCTGCGCCATCTCCAGCATTACTTGCCGTTGGCCACGCGCAGCAACCCGGCATTGGCGGCAACTGCGCTGCTCAATGCTCGCCAGCTGCAGGCCGACTTTCTCCCGGACGATGCACTGATCTGCGAAAAACTCGCCGAGGCTCTGCTGATGCGTCACAAGACCCACGAGGCGCTGAGCTTGCTGCGCAACCTGCACCAACGCTTTCCCGACTATCCGCATATTGCCCGCGCCTACCTGCTCGCGGCCCGCGGTTTTGCCGAGAACCTCGGCCAAGTGGAGCCGGCGCGCAAGCTCCTAGCCTTCATTAGGGCCCGCTACCCGCAGTCGCCGTTACTCGATGACGTAGCGACGCTGGAAGCGACCCTGACGCGTTTGGCGGAACGCTCCTGA
- the rbfA gene encoding 30S ribosome-binding factor RbfA: MAKDYSRTQRIGDQMQRELSQLIRREIKDPRLGLVTITAVDVSRDVGHAKIFITVMGQDESAEAIAQNLKVLNDASGFLRMQLGKAMKLRSVPNLHFHYDESVMRGTHLSALIERAVAEDNQHRSSDSEE, translated from the coding sequence ATGGCAAAAGACTATAGCCGTACCCAGCGTATTGGCGATCAGATGCAGCGCGAACTGTCTCAGCTGATCCGGCGCGAAATCAAAGACCCGCGCCTGGGATTGGTGACCATCACTGCGGTCGACGTGAGTCGTGATGTTGGCCACGCGAAGATTTTCATTACCGTGATGGGCCAGGATGAATCTGCCGAAGCCATCGCGCAGAACCTCAAGGTACTCAACGATGCCTCGGGCTTCCTGCGTATGCAGTTGGGCAAGGCCATGAAGCTGCGCAGTGTGCCGAACCTGCATTTCCACTATGACGAGAGCGTGATGCGCGGTACGCATCTGTCGGCCCTGATCGAGCGTGCGGTAGCTGAGGATAATCAGCACCGCTCGAGCGACAGCGAGGAATAA
- a CDS encoding DUF748 domain-containing protein codes for MSKGLKRAAGALLIALGLYCLLGFLVVPGIALHVINQQLAKYAKVPASLERLEFNPFSLELTLWGLRIGESDKPHVGFQRLYANLQTDSLWSGALHLASVELEKSHTAVLFAKDGTLNLTQLFALPPSEPKPVDQPPSDPFPLRIDQIALIEGGLHFQDLRPSEPVEFVYDSLNLELKKLSTLPEDLSDITLVAKGPYGGQIDWHGQISLTPITSSGHLQVTHGSMKAFWPYVRDAAPLVLEKGVLSLSTDYRLDLSKGTALFLDNTAATIEQFAMKAPDGRPLVNLERFDVSETSVDLVKQQVVVGKIRSQNLETWAAREKDGELDWQKLFASHQRPPAPTPELAAKAAPEAAPQTAVPPVPAAAPPSDSTNAPVAAANTQPAAPTPPPTPAPETSADKPWQVLLNDTQLRGYRIHLADRQPAEAVALEIGPLNLDLYKFDSLNQSPFTLKLDSGLGKEGQLSAEGEVNLAPVSAKLKVATRNIDLRIAQAYISPLIRLELRSGQLGSDLDVDLKSTEPLAFGVRGRAEINQLHTLDTLKERDFVKWQKLVLDGLNYQHEDRLEIAKVSLSQPYARVIINEDQTTNVNDLLIAQAPAPVKQAPAAAKPASKPLGIRIGEVNIADGSANFADFSLRPNFATAIQQLNGRIGTLDSRKPQPAKVAIKGKVDRYAPMSIMGSVNPFDPLDSLDLTTSFKNVELTTLTPYSGKFAGYRIRKGRLNIDLHYQIEKKQLKAENKVVVEHLQLGEKVDSPNAVDLPIRLAVALLKDTEGKIQIELPVAGDLNNPQFSVMPIVWQTLRNLVLRAVQAPFKFIAGLVSGGGDVDLSSVSFSPGGNELDDQAQGTLNTLAKALKERPLLRLEVEGMSAQSSDGALLAEQRLQREYQSTYYKILQRRGDKVPAEASQLKVPEDEQASLLEGVYRTRLKQQPPAEWKELGDDERATKMREAVLQSWGQSELLLRQLAQARAAQIKDYLVDKGGLQDERIYLLDVSLAEAAEGDGKVATQLHLDSD; via the coding sequence ATGTCCAAAGGATTGAAACGCGCCGCCGGAGCGCTGCTGATTGCCCTGGGTTTGTATTGCCTGCTGGGCTTCCTCGTTGTGCCGGGTATCGCCCTGCATGTGATCAACCAGCAGTTGGCCAAGTACGCCAAAGTACCGGCCAGCCTGGAACGCCTGGAATTCAACCCGTTCAGCCTGGAGCTGACCCTGTGGGGCCTGCGCATTGGCGAAAGCGACAAGCCGCACGTTGGCTTCCAGCGCCTGTACGCCAACCTGCAGACCGACAGTCTGTGGAGCGGCGCCTTGCACCTGGCGTCAGTCGAGCTGGAGAAATCGCATACCGCCGTACTGTTCGCCAAAGATGGCACGCTGAATCTGACCCAGTTGTTCGCGCTGCCACCCAGTGAGCCCAAGCCCGTCGATCAGCCGCCCAGCGACCCTTTCCCGCTGCGTATCGACCAGATCGCCTTGATCGAAGGCGGCCTGCATTTCCAGGACTTGCGCCCCAGCGAACCGGTCGAATTTGTCTATGACTCACTCAATCTCGAGCTGAAGAAGCTCAGTACCCTGCCCGAAGACCTCTCCGACATAACCCTGGTGGCCAAGGGGCCGTATGGCGGACAGATTGACTGGCACGGCCAGATTAGCCTGACGCCGATCACCTCCAGCGGCCATCTGCAAGTCACCCACGGCAGCATGAAAGCCTTCTGGCCGTATGTCCGCGACGCCGCGCCGCTGGTTTTGGAAAAAGGCGTGCTGAGCCTGTCCACCGATTATCGGTTGGACCTCAGCAAAGGCACGGCGCTGTTCCTCGACAATACCGCTGCCACCATCGAGCAGTTCGCCATGAAGGCGCCAGATGGCCGCCCGCTGGTTAATCTGGAACGTTTTGATGTGAGCGAAACCTCCGTCGACCTAGTCAAGCAGCAGGTCGTGGTCGGCAAGATCCGCAGCCAGAACCTGGAAACCTGGGCGGCTCGTGAGAAGGATGGTGAACTCGATTGGCAAAAGCTGTTCGCCTCCCACCAGCGCCCGCCAGCGCCGACCCCGGAGCTCGCTGCCAAAGCCGCACCCGAAGCCGCTCCGCAAACTGCTGTGCCACCTGTGCCGGCAGCAGCACCACCCAGCGACAGCACCAATGCCCCGGTGGCCGCAGCAAACACCCAACCAGCCGCCCCCACTCCACCGCCAACCCCCGCTCCCGAAACGAGCGCGGACAAACCCTGGCAAGTGCTGCTCAACGACACCCAATTGCGCGGCTACCGCATTCACCTCGCCGATCGTCAGCCCGCCGAGGCCGTGGCGCTGGAGATCGGCCCGCTGAATCTCGATCTGTATAAATTCGATAGCCTCAACCAGTCGCCCTTCACCCTCAAGCTCGACAGCGGGCTGGGCAAAGAAGGTCAGCTGAGCGCCGAAGGCGAGGTCAATCTGGCGCCGGTCAGCGCCAAGCTTAAAGTCGCCACGCGGAATATCGATCTGCGCATCGCGCAGGCCTACATCAGCCCGCTGATCCGCCTGGAACTGCGCAGCGGCCAGCTCGGCAGCGATCTCGACGTCGACCTTAAAAGCACCGAACCGCTGGCCTTCGGCGTGCGCGGCCGAGCGGAAATCAATCAGCTGCATACGCTCGATACCCTCAAGGAGCGCGATTTCGTCAAATGGCAAAAGCTGGTCCTCGACGGTCTCAATTATCAACATGAGGATCGCCTGGAAATCGCCAAGGTCAGCCTCAGCCAGCCCTATGCACGGGTGATCATCAACGAGGACCAGACCACCAACGTCAACGACCTGCTGATCGCCCAAGCGCCTGCCCCAGTCAAACAGGCGCCGGCAGCCGCCAAGCCGGCGAGCAAACCGTTGGGCATCCGCATTGGCGAGGTGAATATCGCTGATGGCTCGGCCAACTTCGCCGACTTCAGCCTGCGCCCCAACTTCGCCACGGCGATCCAGCAGCTCAACGGGCGCATCGGCACGCTGGACAGCCGCAAGCCGCAACCGGCCAAGGTGGCGATCAAGGGCAAGGTCGACCGCTACGCGCCGATGAGCATCATGGGCAGCGTCAATCCGTTCGACCCGCTGGACAGCCTCGACCTAACCACCAGTTTCAAGAACGTCGAGCTGACCACCCTGACGCCTTACTCCGGCAAGTTCGCTGGCTACCGCATCCGCAAGGGTCGGTTGAATATCGATCTGCACTATCAGATCGAGAAGAAGCAGCTGAAGGCGGAAAACAAGGTGGTGGTCGAACATCTGCAACTGGGCGAAAAAGTCGACAGCCCGAACGCCGTCGATCTACCAATTCGCCTGGCGGTGGCTTTGCTGAAGGACACCGAAGGCAAGATCCAGATCGAATTACCGGTGGCCGGCGACCTCAACAATCCGCAGTTCAGCGTCATGCCGATCGTCTGGCAAACCCTGCGCAACCTGGTGTTGCGTGCCGTGCAGGCACCCTTCAAGTTCATCGCCGGGCTGGTTAGCGGCGGCGGGGATGTTGACCTCAGCAGTGTGTCCTTCTCGCCGGGTGGCAACGAGTTGGACGACCAAGCACAAGGCACCCTCAACACCCTGGCCAAGGCGCTTAAGGAACGACCGTTGCTGCGCCTGGAAGTCGAAGGCATGAGCGCGCAAAGCAGCGACGGCGCCTTGCTGGCCGAACAGAGGCTACAGCGCGAATACCAGAGCACTTACTACAAGATTCTGCAGCGCCGTGGCGACAAAGTACCGGCCGAAGCCAGCCAGTTGAAAGTCCCGGAAGACGAGCAAGCCTCACTGCTTGAAGGTGTCTATCGCACCCGCCTGAAGCAGCAACCGCCAGCGGAATGGAAAGAGCTCGGCGACGACGAACGGGCGACCAAGATGCGCGAAGCGGTACTGCAGTCCTGGGGCCAAAGCGAGTTGCTCCTGCGTCAGCTGGCCCAGGCACGCGCGGCGCAAATCAAGGACTATCTGGTCGACAAAGGCGGTCTGCAGGACGAGCGCATCTACCTGCTAGATGTCAGCCTGGCGGAGGCCGCCGAGGGTGACGGCAAGGTGGCCACTCAGTTGCATCTGGATAGCGATTAA
- the pnp gene encoding polyribonucleotide nucleotidyltransferase, with translation MNPVTKKFQFGQSTVTLETGRIARQASGAVLVTVDNDVTVLVAVTGAKTADPSKGFFPLSVHYQEKTYAAGKIPGGFFKREARPSEKETLTSRLIDRPIRPLFPEGFQNEVQVICTVVSTSKKTDPDIAAMIGTSAALAISGIPFEGPIGAARVAFHPETGYLLNPTYEQLKASSLDMVVAGTKDAVLMVESEAKELTEDQMLGAVLFAHDEFQAVIQAIAELAAEAGKPTWDWKAKPANTVLLDGIRGEFGEAISQAYTITVKHERYGRLSELRDQVVAKFAAAEGQPTVGEVKDAFGEIEYRTVRENIVNGKPRIDGRDTRTVRGLNIEVGVLDKTHGSALFTRGETQALVVATLGTARDAQLLDTLEGERKDPFMLHYNFPPYSVGECGRMGATGRREIGHGRLARRSVSAMLPSADEFPYTIRVVSEITESNGSSSMASVCGASLALMDAGVPMKAPVAGIAMGLVKEGEKFAILTDILGDEDHLGDMDFKVAGTAKGVTALQMDIKINGITEEIMEIALGQALEARLNILGQMNQVLAQSRSELSENAPTMLAMKIDQDKIRDVIGKGGATIRGICEETKASIDIEDDGSIKIFGETKEAAEAAKQRVLAITAEAEIGKIYVGKVERIVDFGAFVNILPGKDGLVHISMLSDQRVEKVTDVLKEGQEVKVLVLDVDNRGRIKLSIKDVAAAEASGA, from the coding sequence GTGAACCCGGTAACCAAGAAATTTCAGTTCGGTCAATCGACCGTTACCCTCGAGACTGGCCGTATAGCCCGTCAAGCCTCCGGCGCAGTGCTGGTCACCGTCGACAACGACGTCACCGTATTGGTCGCTGTGACCGGTGCCAAGACTGCCGACCCGAGCAAAGGTTTTTTCCCGCTGTCCGTGCATTACCAAGAAAAGACCTACGCTGCCGGCAAGATCCCTGGTGGTTTCTTCAAGCGTGAAGCGCGTCCTTCCGAGAAAGAAACCCTGACCTCGCGCTTGATCGACCGTCCGATTCGTCCGCTGTTCCCGGAAGGTTTCCAGAACGAAGTGCAGGTCATCTGCACCGTGGTTTCCACCAGCAAGAAGACCGATCCGGACATCGCGGCGATGATCGGTACCTCGGCTGCTCTGGCGATCTCCGGCATTCCGTTCGAAGGCCCGATCGGTGCCGCGCGCGTAGCCTTCCACCCGGAAACCGGCTACTTGCTGAACCCGACTTATGAGCAACTCAAGGCTTCCAGCCTGGACATGGTCGTCGCTGGTACCAAAGACGCCGTGCTGATGGTCGAGTCGGAAGCCAAAGAGCTGACCGAAGACCAGATGCTCGGCGCCGTACTGTTCGCCCATGACGAATTTCAGGCTGTAATCCAAGCCATTGCCGAGCTGGCTGCCGAAGCCGGCAAGCCGACGTGGGACTGGAAAGCCAAACCGGCCAACACCGTGCTGCTCGATGGCATCCGTGGCGAGTTCGGCGAGGCGATTTCCCAGGCCTACACCATCACCGTCAAGCACGAGCGTTATGGCCGTCTGAGCGAGCTGCGTGACCAAGTGGTGGCCAAGTTCGCCGCTGCTGAAGGTCAACCGACCGTTGGCGAAGTCAAAGACGCTTTCGGCGAAATCGAATACCGCACCGTGCGCGAGAACATCGTCAACGGCAAACCGCGTATCGATGGCCGCGACACCCGCACCGTGCGTGGTCTGAACATCGAAGTCGGCGTGCTCGACAAGACTCACGGTTCGGCGCTGTTCACCCGTGGCGAAACCCAGGCGCTGGTCGTTGCCACCCTCGGTACCGCACGTGACGCGCAGCTGCTCGACACCCTCGAAGGCGAGCGCAAAGACCCCTTCATGCTGCACTACAACTTCCCGCCGTACTCGGTCGGTGAGTGTGGTCGCATGGGCGCTACCGGTCGCCGCGAAATCGGTCACGGTCGTCTGGCCCGTCGCAGCGTATCGGCCATGCTGCCGAGCGCCGACGAGTTCCCGTACACCATCCGCGTGGTCTCGGAAATCACCGAGTCCAACGGTTCCAGCTCGATGGCGTCGGTCTGCGGTGCCTCTCTGGCGCTGATGGACGCCGGTGTGCCGATGAAGGCGCCGGTAGCCGGTATCGCCATGGGTCTGGTTAAAGAAGGCGAGAAGTTCGCCATCCTTACCGACATTCTCGGCGACGAAGACCACCTGGGCGACATGGACTTCAAAGTGGCTGGTACCGCCAAAGGCGTTACCGCACTGCAGATGGACATCAAGATCAACGGCATCACCGAAGAAATCATGGAGATCGCCCTGGGCCAGGCCCTGGAAGCGCGCCTGAACATCCTCGGTCAGATGAACCAGGTTCTTGCCCAATCGCGTAGCGAACTGTCCGAAAACGCCCCGACCATGCTGGCGATGAAAATCGACCAAGACAAGATCCGTGACGTGATCGGTAAAGGCGGTGCCACCATCCGCGGTATCTGCGAAGAGACCAAGGCGTCGATCGATATCGAAGACGACGGCTCGATCAAGATCTTCGGTGAAACCAAGGAAGCGGCCGAAGCCGCCAAGCAGCGTGTTCTGGCCATCACCGCAGAAGCCGAGATCGGCAAGATCTACGTCGGCAAGGTCGAGCGTATCGTTGACTTCGGTGCCTTCGTCAACATCCTGCCGGGTAAAGACGGTCTGGTGCACATCTCGATGCTGAGCGATCAGCGCGTCGAGAAAGTCACCGACGTGCTCAAGGAAGGTCAAGAGGTCAAGGTTCTGGTGCTCGACGTGGACAACCGCGGCCGCATCAAACTGTCGATCAAAGACGTAGCAGCTGCCGAAGCGTCCGGGGCTTAA
- the rpsO gene encoding 30S ribosomal protein S15 — protein sequence MALSVEEKAQIVNEYKQAEGDTGSPEVQVALLSANINKLQGHFKANGKDHHSRRGLIRMVNQRRKLLDYLKGKDHTRYSALIGRLGLRR from the coding sequence ATGGCACTGAGCGTCGAAGAAAAAGCCCAGATCGTTAACGAGTACAAGCAAGCTGAAGGCGACACCGGTTCTCCGGAAGTGCAAGTTGCACTGCTGTCCGCCAACATCAACAAGCTGCAAGGCCACTTCAAGGCCAACGGTAAAGACCACCACTCGCGTCGTGGCCTGATCCGTATGGTTAACCAGCGTCGTAAGCTGCTGGATTACCTGAAGGGCAAGGACCACACTCGTTACAGCGCCCTGATCGGTCGCCTGGGTCTGCGTCGTTAA
- a CDS encoding rhomboid family intramembrane serine protease — MLIIPAEHPLNWKKPPVITLLLVLLNVLIYFAYQGGDQAREEQAAKLYLDGGLLSRERALFVDSFGHRRELDEAHKKAVAALPRSQLATLVLSDLEFEQRIHHDPAYQADPAWQQARQRAEAARDQISRYRFGFIPAKFSVQGLFGAMFLHADFSHLAGNMLFLFIFGFALEIALGRWLYLGLYLFSGLASHLLWWMLDPAWVTGIGASGAIAGLMGMYLGVYGMRRINFFYWLGPLFGYFRAPALWILPIWMGKELYGLLLAADHVNYYAHLGGMAAGFLAVWLPRQGGRLKVDESYLHKEDPDAPFKRELQGLDQLIGRFALDQVAPRGLDLLQRYPGRIELLDKLYPVAQGRQDKALLTAVLKQLFALPPSPGERALLLRMAQDSNTATPALLLHSGVQAHLLRNLLRASEARAALSVWRRLGQLTTRPTDFAALTLHLAKLLDRQDLTTISELNRLLAHAYPASEQAQHLALYCQHLAARHSVAR; from the coding sequence ATGCTGATTATCCCTGCTGAACATCCGCTGAACTGGAAGAAGCCACCGGTCATTACTCTGCTGCTGGTGCTGCTCAACGTGCTGATCTACTTCGCCTATCAGGGTGGCGATCAGGCGCGTGAAGAGCAGGCGGCCAAGCTGTACCTGGACGGCGGTCTGCTCAGTCGCGAGCGGGCATTGTTTGTCGACTCTTTCGGCCACCGCCGCGAGCTGGATGAGGCGCATAAAAAAGCCGTCGCCGCACTGCCACGCAGCCAGTTGGCCACCCTGGTTCTGAGCGATCTGGAGTTCGAGCAGCGTATTCACCATGACCCCGCCTACCAGGCCGACCCAGCCTGGCAACAGGCACGCCAGCGCGCCGAGGCGGCGCGCGATCAGATCAGCCGCTACCGCTTTGGCTTCATTCCAGCCAAGTTCAGCGTGCAGGGCCTGTTTGGCGCCATGTTTCTGCACGCCGACTTCAGCCATCTGGCCGGCAATATGCTGTTCCTGTTTATCTTCGGCTTCGCCCTCGAAATCGCCTTGGGGCGCTGGCTGTATCTGGGCCTGTATCTGTTCAGCGGCCTGGCCTCGCACCTGCTCTGGTGGATGCTCGACCCGGCGTGGGTCACCGGCATCGGCGCCTCGGGTGCCATCGCCGGATTGATGGGCATGTATCTGGGCGTTTACGGCATGCGCCGGATCAATTTTTTCTACTGGCTAGGGCCGCTGTTTGGCTATTTTCGCGCGCCGGCGCTGTGGATTTTGCCGATCTGGATGGGCAAGGAGCTGTACGGCTTGTTGCTGGCCGCCGATCACGTCAACTACTACGCGCACCTCGGCGGTATGGCCGCGGGTTTTCTCGCAGTTTGGCTACCCCGTCAAGGCGGCCGCCTGAAAGTCGACGAAAGCTATCTGCACAAGGAAGATCCAGACGCGCCGTTCAAGCGCGAACTGCAAGGGCTTGATCAGCTGATTGGGCGTTTTGCCTTGGATCAGGTCGCGCCCCGAGGCCTCGATCTGCTGCAGCGTTATCCGGGGCGCATCGAGCTGCTCGACAAACTCTATCCGGTCGCCCAGGGCCGCCAGGACAAGGCACTGCTCACTGCCGTGCTTAAACAGCTCTTCGCGCTGCCGCCATCGCCAGGCGAACGGGCTCTGCTCCTGCGTATGGCGCAGGACAGCAACACCGCCACGCCCGCGCTGTTGCTGCATTCCGGGGTCCAGGCCCATCTGCTGCGTAACTTGCTGCGCGCCAGTGAGGCGCGCGCGGCGTTGTCGGTCTGGCGTCGCCTCGGCCAACTGACGACGCGGCCCACGGACTTTGCCGCACTGACCCTACATTTGGCCAAGCTCCTGGATCGTCAGGATCTCACCACCATCAGCGAGCTGAATCGCTTGCTGGCCCATGCCTATCCGGCCAGCGAGCAAGCCCAGCACTTGGCGCTGTATTGCCAGCATCTGGCTGCTCGCCATTCTGTGGCGCGCTGA
- a CDS encoding DUF2845 domain-containing protein: MKSLPLLILPLLLLAGAASASLRCDKGIISEGDRTSEVISKCGPPDNKSFVGYSSGGDRPVEEWVYSRSGGMIYFLRFEGGRLTHIDSKRGN; encoded by the coding sequence ATGAAATCTTTGCCTCTGCTCATCCTGCCCCTGCTCCTGCTGGCAGGCGCAGCATCCGCCTCGTTGCGTTGCGACAAAGGCATTATCAGCGAAGGTGACCGCACCTCGGAGGTCATCAGTAAGTGCGGGCCTCCAGACAATAAAAGCTTCGTCGGCTACAGCTCCGGCGGCGACCGTCCCGTTGAGGAGTGGGTCTACAGCCGCAGCGGCGGGATGATCTACTTTCTGCGCTTCGAGGGCGGTCGCCTAACGCACATCGACAGCAAACGCGGTAACTGA